The region CCAGCCCATCGCGGAGTCGGCGCAGAAGGGTGCGGGTTTTGTGCCGTTTTTGCTGGCTGGAGCGCGCACCACCGCTGCTGAGCATGCGGCGGCCGCCGTGACGGATGGCGTAGGTCTGCCAGCTGCGGCTGCCCCAGCTGGCCGGTCCAAGACCATCGCTTTGCAACGGGGGCCGCTCGCCATGCAGTTGTTTCAACAGGGCTGTCAGAAAGATCTCCTGCCCTTGGGGTTGGTGGCCGTGGCGTTGCAACCAGTCGACCTTGTGAACGGGTGTGAACGGGTCACGACAGATTGCCGCGAAGTCCGCAACGGCCCCTGATTCCGCAAAAAAGTGATTGCCCAGGGTCTCGGTGACACCGAGATCGCCCACAATTCGAGTGCTCACGCCCATGGCCATGGCCTCAAGGGCTGCCGTTGACGAGACGGTGATGGCGCAGCCGCATTGCCGCAGCAGCCGCGTGGCTGGCTTGAAACTGAGTTGCAAATTGGGGACCGTGTCACTCATTCGCTCGATCACACCAGCCATTTCGCCGTGGCGACGGTGCAGGGTGCTCTCGATGCTGGAGGTTCGCGGTTTGAAGATCACCGGATGATTGGGCCAGGCTTCCGCCAGCTCCTTGAGTTGCTTGCAGATGTAGCGCCGTTGCAGCGGATGGACCGGTATCGAGGGCTGCTCGAAGAACACAATCGATGGGTTGTCGGGCAAGGGTTGCTCGGATCTGGCGTTCCAGAGCAACGGCAAGCCCGTTACTACGGCGTTATCGCTGGTTAGCCCCAGGGCCTCACGGCCGCGCCGGTACTGGGCGAAATCCTGATCACTGTTGAGGCAGAGCAGATCAGCCCCGGAGCGATCCAGCATGCCCTCCAGGGCAAAACGGAAGAGAATGCCCGGATAGGCGCTGACAAGAACCGGGCGGTCCGTGCGGCGATGCCACTCTTTCGACAGCATCAGTAGCGCATCACGGCCGCGGAGACCGTCCAAGCCCAGAATCAGCACATCGGTATCACCGGCCATGGCGGCGGTGAGGCTGCGGAAGTCACCCCATGCTCCTTTTTTAATTGTGGTGCGGCGGTCCGTGCGGCTGATCTCCAGGCGTTGGCGGCGAGAGAGGGCCCGGTTGGACACCTGCAGCAGATGCAAGGTTGTCTCAGCTCCCTCACTCCGGCAGGCGGCGAGCAAGGTCATGGCCACCTTGCCGAAGGAGTCGAAGCAGGCGACGGCGGCCACCTTTCTGCCGGAGAGGCGCTTATCGGCAGCGGGCGCCATCGTCGGGCTCCGGGAATCTGGCAAAACTAACTGGCAGTGAGAGCCGCAAGGCTGCGGCAGAGGGCCAGATCGGCCGGTGTATCGATCTCCGGCCCCGAGTCCTCGATCACCACCGGTTGCCAGGGGGCACAGAAGCGGCTGCCTTCGGCGCGGAAACAGGCGGTGCTCATGGCGTAAATCGCACCGGTTTCCAGAAAGGCTGGCTCCAGGTCCTGCCGCCGTTGACGGGGTTGTTGGGGGTCGTGGTTGATCCCGCGGCCGTCACTGCGCCAGAGAAAGCCATGCCATGGCGCGACGGCGAAGGCACTGTTGATCTCTGGGTTCTCAAGTGCTGTCAGCACCTGGTCGATCTGCGCACCGCTGGTGAAAGGAGACGTGCACTGCAGGAAGACCAGCAGGGGAGGCAGTGGCCCTTGCTGTTCCAAGGTGTCCAGGGCATGCAGCAGGGCTGACTCGGAGCTGGCCGTGTCACCGGCGATGGCGACCGGACGACACACCACCTCAGCACCATGGACCTGGGCTTCCATGGCGATGGCGTCATCGTCGGTGCTGACCACCACCCGATCCACCCCGCGGCTAGCGAATGCAGCCTGCACACTGCGAGCCACCAGGGAGAGCCCGCCCACCTTCTGCAGATTCTTGCCGGGAATCCCTTTGGAGCCGCCCCGCGCTGGAATCACAGCCAGGGCTCCAGCGGTCGCGCTCATCAGAGAGGATTCAGGTCGCTCCCCCTCCTACCCGATGATTCAGCGCTTCGGGGTGCCGGAGACCGGTCTACTGGCCCATCGCACGGTGCCGGCGCTGCTGGCTCCGGCGCAGTTGCTGCCGGGCCGGCGGCGGGATGTGGAGGTGTTGCTGGCCTGGGGGCGACGCCCCAGTGCCCGGCGGGTCGAGCGCTTGGGGCGGCGCTGGCAGCTACCGGTGTGGCATTTGGAGGATGGTCTGCTGCGCTCCTTGGCCAAGGGCCGCCAGCATCCGCCGCTGGCGCTGTTGGTTGATGACCTGGGGGTTCATTTCGATGCCACTCAGCCCAGCCGGATGGAGCAGCGGATTCAGCAACCGCTGACCCCTGCACAACACAACCGGGCCCGTGAACTTCAGCAGCGGTGGTGTGCACAGCGGCTGAGCAAGCTCAACCCCGCCCGGGAATCACCGGCTCCAGCCGAGCCTTTTGTGCTGGTTGTGGACCAGTCCGCCGGCGACTGCTCCATCGGCCTCGGGCAAGCCGGGCCGGAGAGCTTCCGGCGCATGTTGCAGGAGGCGCTGCGGGATCAGCCGGACTGTCTGGCGGTGGTGAAGGTGCATCCGGATGTGATCCGGGGCCGCGCCCGGGGCCATTTCCGCCGGCAGGATCTGCAGCACCCGCGCATCCGCGTTTGCGCTGACGGATTGCACCCTGCCGCCCTGTTGGAGCAGGCCCAGGCGGTGTATGTGGTGACCTCCCAGATGGGCTTCGAAGCACTGCTGTGGGGGCGAACGGTCCACTGCTTTGGCATGCCCTTCTATGCCGGTTGGGGGCTGACCCATGATCGTCTGCCGGCTCCGGTCCGTCGGGGGCAGATGGTGCCTTTGGAAGCGCTGGTGCATGCAGTGCTGGTGGCGGGCACCCGTTGCGTGGATCCCCATCACCATCAGCCCTGCCCGATCGAAACGTTGATGGATGCCATCGGGCTGCAACGCCGCCTGCAGGTGGCGGATCCTCAGCGGGTGGAAGCCTTCGGGTTTACGCCCTGGAAGCAACGCAGCCTCAAGCGCTTTCTGGCCGGCAGTGAGCTGCGCTTCCGCCTGCCGCGGGCGTGGCCGGGGCGGCGGGCGGAGGCCGTGGCGGTGTGGGGGCGGCGGGCGCGACCACGCCTGCTGGCCACGGCGCGCCAACGGTCGCTGCCGCTGCTGCAGGTGGAGGACGGCTTCCTGCGTTCGGTGGGGCTGGGGGCGGATCTGATCGATCCGATCTCCTGGGTGGTGGACCTCCGGGGGATGTATTACGACGCCACGGAGAGCAGCGATCTGGAGCATCTTCTGGCCACCGCTGACTGGAGTAAGCCGCAGTTGCAGCGGGCTGAGGCCCTGCGCCAACAGCTGGTGGAGCAGGCGATCACCAAGTACAACCTGTCGGGAGATGGGTGGCAGCGCCCCAAGGGGGTCCGGCGGGTGGTGTTGGTGGTGGGCCAGGTGGAAAGCGACGCTTCAATCCGCTACGGCGCTCCCGGGATCACCACCAACCTGGCTCTGCTGGAGGCTGTTCGGGCCGCTGAACCGGATGCTTTTGTGGTTTACAAGCCCCATCCGGATGTGGTGGCGGGCCTCTGCCGCTCTGGGGAAGGGGAAGAGCGGGCTGGGCAGGTCTGCGATTACCTGTTGGTTGATGGTTCGATCCATGCCCTGTTTGAGCAGGTGGATGCCCTGCATGTGCTCACCTCACTGGCGGGATTTGAGGCGCTGCTGCGGGGGGTGGAGGTGCACTGCTGGGGACTGCCCTTTTATTCGGGTTGGGATCTGACGCATGACCGGTTGTCGTCTCCCCGGCGGGGGCGGCCGCTGCCATTGGCGGCTTTGGTGCATGCCGCCTTGATTGATTACCCCCGCTACGTCAGCCGTCACAGCGGTTGGTTCATCACTCCAGAGCAAGCCATTGAGGAGCTGGTGGCCTGGCGGGATGCACCTGCAGCTCCACGCACCCTGGTGCAGGCCCTGTTCCGCCACTGGGGGCGACTGCGCCGCCGCTGAGGCGTGCCAGGATCTTCTCAGTGCTGGACGGCGATTTGGGCAGGGGACGGGCGCCGGCGCTGGTGCAGGTGCGCATCGAAGGACCGGTTCTGCTGCTGATGGGCCCGATCGGGCTGTTCTTTGCCCGCTTCAGCCGATACCTGCAGGGATGTGGCATCCCGGTCACCAAGGTGCGTTTTCCTTTGCGGGAATTCGGCTTCCCTTCGGACGTGTGTGTGCCGTTTCAAAAGCCGATGGAGGCCTGGCGGCCCTTCCTGCGTCAGCTGCTGCAGGAGCGCGGCATCCGACACATCTTCATGTATGGGGACTTCATCATTCCCCACCGGATTGCCATCGAGGAGGCTCGCGACCTGGGGGTGGAAGCCTGGGTGTTCGAACTCGGATACCTGCGCCCCAACTACGTGACCCTGGAGCGGGATCGGGTCAACGCCCGCTCCAACCTCAACCAACCCGCGGCCTTCTACCGCAACCTGCCACCGGTGGATCAGCTGCCGCCGGAGATTGTGCTGGATCCGGGCTGGCGCTGGCGCAAGGCCTGGAAGGCTCCCACGTTCATTCAACACGCCTTCACCCGCTACCCGATCATTGAGGGGGAGCACAAACTGCAGCCCAATCCGGGCTTCCTCTGGTGCCAGCTGCGCGGCAGCTGGCGTTACTGGCTGTACCGCTGGCAGGAGCGCAACCTGAAGCGCCGGCTGCTGGAGCACCTGTCCTTCTTCCTGGCGGTGCTGCAGGTGTCCAGTGATTCCCAGATCCAGCTGGGGTCGCCCTACCGCGGCATGCACGACTTCATCGAAGACGTGATCCGCTCCTTTGCGGACCATGCCCACAGCTCCGACCATTTGGCTTTCAAGCACCACCCGCGGGACCGGGGCTACAACCATTACGGCAGCCTGATTGGTGTGCTGGCGCGCCGCTACGGCGTCTGCGGGCGGGTTCACTACTTCCACGACGGTGCCCTCAGCCGCTACCTGCGCACCTGCCGCGGTGTGATCACGGTGAACAGCACGGTGGGCCTCCAGGCCCTGTTCCATGCGGTGCCCACCAAAACCATGGGCAATACCTTTTACAACCTGGAGGGGCTGACGGATCAGAAGCCCCTGGATGGGTTTTGGCGGGACCCCCAGCCCAGTGACCGAGCGCTGTTCTGGCGGTTTTACCACCACCTGGTGATGACCACCCAAGTGAACGGCAATTTCGACGGGGACTTCCCCTTCCGGATCACCTTCCCGATCGGCCTTGAGGCTCGCCAGCTCGAACCGCAGCCGCAGTTGCCGCCGCTGCGTCCACGGCCACGGATAAACCCCCTGCTGCTGCCGGTGCGGGTGCTGGCTCGCCTGGGTTGGGCAGCCCTGGGGTTTGTCTTGTACGGCCTGCAGCTGCCAGCGGTGCTGCTCCGCCGATCGGACTGGGCGGCTCAGCTGATGACCTGGGCGTCTGCTGTGGCGTTGCGGGCGCTTGGGGTGCAGGTGGTGGTTGATGACAGCCAGCCCAGTGAGCCAGCTGTGGTGCCCCTGGTGCATATCTTCAACCACCGCAGCCCCTGTGATGGCCTGGTGATTCAGGGGGTGTTGCGCCTGCCGGGCATGACCACGGCGCAGCTGCATCTGAAGTGGGTGCTGCCTGGCTATGCGGCTGCGGCCCGCAATGCCGGCTCGGCCGTTCTCGATCATCGCCAGCCCAGTTCGCGGCTGGAGGGAATGATGCGGGCCTCAGCGTTGTTGCGCGATCACGGCCAGATCATGCTGGCCCCCAACGGCTCCCTGGTGACGCCGATCGAACAGCGGGTCTCCCCCAGCGCCTGGATGCTGGCTCAGCATTACAACGGTTCGGTTGTGCCCTGGCTGTTCCGCTACGACGGGCTGGAGGGGGCCGTGGGAGCCCGGTACAGGCCTTGGGCGCTGCTGCTCAGCCGGTTGACGGCTCCACTTGGAACGATTCACTGTCGCCGCGGGCGCTCCCAGGATCTGGTTCTGCCTAAGGATCCTCGGGACCGGGAGGGGTTTAGCCGGGCTGTGCAGGCGTACTACCAGCAAGTACAAGACTGATGTTGTGACCGCCGAAGCCGAAGGCGTTTTTGAGCAGCAGGCGTTGGCCTTGATCAGAAGACAGCTCAACAGGACCCTGGTTGGCCACCGCCAGCTCCACCTCAGGATCCAGGGGATCGGCATTTAGGCTGCCGGGTAACACTCCGTGACGCAGGGCCTGCAGGGCCAGGATGGTTTCTACCGCTCCGGCGCCCCCCAGCAGATGGCCGAGTTGGCCTTTGGGGGCGCAGACCGGCAGATGATCGGCGGCACTGCCGAGGCTGCGCCGCAATGCTCTGGCCTCCGCCAGGTCGCCGAGGCTGGTGCCGGTGGCATGGGCCTGAACGCCGCAGAGGTCCGAGGCGCTCACATCCGCCCGGCGCAGGGCATCATCAATGGCACGGCTGGCCTGTAGCCCCTGGGGTTCGGGGGAGACGATGTGATGAGCATCGCTGCTGCTGCCGCTGGCCAGCAACCAACCCAGATCCGCTCCTGCTGGCGTGTCCCGCTGCCGCATCAGGGCCAGGACGCCGGCGCCTTCGGAGAGCACAAAGCCATCTCTATTGAGCCCATAGGGACGGGAGGCCTGATCGGGGGCGTCGTTGCGGCCGGAGAGGGCGCGCATGGCAGCAAAGCCCACAAGCCCCAGTCGGTTCACTGGTGCTTCGCTGCCTCCGGCCAGCACCAGATCGGCGCGGTCGTCGTTGAGCAGCATCTGGCCCAGCATCAACGCTTCGGCGCCCGAGGCGCAGGCGGACACCGGGGTGTGGGCACCGCCGAGCAGACCGAACTCGATGGCGACCTGACCAGCGGCAGCATCGGGGATCAGCATCGGCACGGTGAGGGGGTTGACCCGGCTCGGTCCCCCTGCGCTGAGTTGCGTGTGCTGCTCGTGCATCGTGGCGAGGCCGCCGATGCCGGTGCCGATCACCACAGCGATCCGACTTGGATCGAGCCCTTGTGTGATGGACCCGGCCATGGCCCAGGCCTGCCGCGCGGCCACCAGGGCAAGCTGGGCACAGCGATCGGAGCGGCGGCGGAGCAGGGGCGGCAGGCTGTCGAGGGCCCTCGTTGGGACGCAACCGGCCAGGCGCACGGGCAGATCCTCGGTCCAGGCAGCCTGGAGGGTCTGGATGCCGCTGTGACCAGCGATCACCGACGTCCAGGTGCTGTCGGCATCGGCACCAAGGGGGTTGAGGGAACCCCAACCCACCACTGCGGTGGGCTCAGCTCGGGAAGCCATCGGCCGGGCTGGGGCTCAAGGACTCCAGGTGCTGCTGAATGTCCGCAACGGTGCGGAACCGGAGTAGTTCCTCCTCTTTAATCCGGATTCCGAAGTTGGTGTCCGCCTCGATCAGGATTTCGTAGAACCCAAGGGAATCAATTCCCACGTCCTCCATCAGCCGGGCGTTAGGGGTGATCACGGCTGGGTCGGCGCCGGAGATGCGATGCAGGATCTCGATCAGCCGTCCCTGCAGCTCTTGCTTGTCAGGGCAGCTCTCTCCCAACGCACAACCTCTTATTGAGTAGCCAAAGTACCAGTGATGGTGGGATTACACGTCGCCTCGGTACCAGCTGAAGCGTTGGTAGACGGGCTGATGGGGGAGGTCGATGAAGAGTGCCAGTCGTTCTTGAGGGAGTTTCCTCAGATCTGCAGCCATCAGGATTTCAGTGATCTGGTTGAAGTCCAGGGCCAGGGACAGATCACAGACTTCCGCCTGCATCAAGTTGACGTACTGACGCAGCAGCACCGGTAATCGGAAATTGTCGGAGAGGGTCTGGCGGATCTCCTGTTCCAGGGCCTGGATGTGGCCGCTGGGATGGGGGGTGTCATCAGCGCGAATGCCTGGGACGGGATGGCGTGGGGCCGGTAAGGGGGTGTCAAGGCGCCGATAGGGGGGACGCAGCAGGGCGCTGAGGAAAGCGCTGTTCACGGCGTCGCTGTGGGCGAAGTGGTTGTAGGAGACCAACCCGTGCAGCAACTCGTAACCGCTGCGGGCAGCGATCAGCAGACCGCCGCGGAACAGGGCCATCAGCGAGTGGGGCTGGCGTTGGAAGCGTTCCGCCAGGGCGACCCTGCCGATTTCGAGGTGGTTGGTGCGGCTGGCCAGGTCCGCCTTGATGCCGGGATAGACGTGTTCGAGATAAGAGCCGCTGCTGCCGGGTAAGGGGGTGGCGCCGACGGGGATGAACTGCAGGCGGGCGGAGCCGGCGAGATCGCCGCTGCTGCGTTCCACCAGCAGCAGATGGTCGTAATCGGGATCGCGACCATCCAGGTCCCGCTCGTCTCCCGACCCGGACAACTGCTTGCGGTACGTTGATTCGCGAAGCTGTCCAACGGCATCGGCCACAGCGTAGAAGGCGCTGCCTGCGATCAGGTGCAGATCGAGGTCGTCAATCGTGAGTAAGCGTGTTTCCGTCGCCGAGGCCACGTCGGAAGGGATGGACGGACCAGACAGCGTCATCGTTGTACCTAACTGTCTCAGTCTGGGGGCAGATTAGACCCGCTGGTTCGAGCTTTTGTCGTTTCCCACTGCCTTGATCCCTTTCTCTTCGCGCTCTGCTGCTGTGGTCTGCACCCGGCTGATCGCCGGTCTGGCGGCCACTGCGACGTGCTTGGTGGTCGGCCCGCTTGCAGCTGTTGCAGATCCAGTGACCTCTGCCAGAAGCTCACCGAGCAGCGGCCAAGAGGTGTTTCGCTACCGACTGGGACCTGGCGACAGTCTGGCTATGTCGGTATTCAAGATGAGCGGTTACCAGGCAAATGTGAAGGTGCTGAGCGATGGCACCATCAACCTTCCGCGCATCGGCACCATTGAGGTCTGGGGACTGACTTTAGAAGAAGCGCGTCAGCGCATCAGCGCGGCCTATGAGGTCTTTCTGCGTCGGCCGATCGTCTACCTCGATCTGGTGACCGCCCGTCCGGTGAAGGTCACAGTGACCGGTGAAGTGGAACGTCCAGGGGTGTTCAGCCTGCCGACCCAAGCGGAGGGGGGCTGGCCGACGCTGGTGGATGTGGTGCAGAAAGCTGGTGGTGTGTCCGCCAGTGGTGATCTGTCCCGTATTGAAGTGCTGCGTCCTGCCGTGCGCCGCGGTGGCTCGATGCGTCGTTATCAATTCGATTACCTCACGGTGCTTCGCGAGGGTGGGCATGCCCCGAACCCCCTGATTTACGACGGCGACAGCATTCGCTTGTACAAAAACGAAGAAGTCGATAACGCTGACCTGATCACGACGGCGGCCTCCAACTTCGCTCCCGACACGATCCGCGTGAACGTGATCGGGGAAGTGGCTAAGCCAGGCATCCAGCAGGTGCCATCCAATGCGCCGTTGTCCCAGGCGATCTTTGCGTCGGGCGGCATCACCCGTCGCGGCAGCATCAGCACAGTGGAATTGGTGCGTATGGATGGCGAGGGTGAGCCGACGGTCAAAGTGATGAGCTTTGCCCCCAGCGCCGTGCTGAGCAGCCCGACTAACCCACCGCTCCGTCAAGGAGATGTGATTGTGGTGAACCGCTCAGCTCTCGCGAGGGTGACCGATGGCCTGACCGATGCTTTTTCACCGCTCACGCCGATCGTCAATGCCGCCTCGATTTTCCGGATCCTTGGCTTGCCCTCAGTGATTGGCAACTGAGGAACGTGTTCAATCAACCGTGGATTCAGATTCCCAGTCGCTCCCAGATCACCCCAAGGTTGGCCTGATGCAGTTCGGTGCTGAAGCATTCCGCTAATTGGTCGGCTGACAGGCGACTGCAGACATCCGCGTCGGCTTCCAGGTTGGCGCGGAAGTCTCCACCTTCATGGTTCCAGGCGGTGTGGGCGTTGCGCTGCACGATCCGGTAAGCCTCTTCGCGGCTCATGCCGGTGCCCACCAGGGCCAGCAGCACCCGCTGGCTGAACACCACACCGCCGTAGACGTTCATGTTGCGGCGCATGTTGTCGGGATACACGCCGAGACCCTTCACCACGCTGGTCATCTCATGCAGCATGAAATGGAGGGTGACGGAACAGTCCGGCAGCATCATTCGTTCGGTGGAGCTGTGACTGATGTCGCGCTCGTGCCAAAGAGCAACGTTCTCCAGTGCCGCCACCACGTAGCTGCGCAGCACGCGGGCCAGGCCGCTGATGCGTTCGCTGCGGATCGGGTTGCGCTTGTGGGGCATGGCGGAACTGCCCTTCTGGCCCTTAGCGAAGTTCTCCTCCACCTCGAGCACATCGGTGCGCTGCAGGTTGCGGATCTCCGTCGCGAAGCGATCGAGGGAGGCGCCCACAAGGGCCAGGGTCTGAACGTAGTCGGCGTGGCGATCGCGGGAAATCACCTGGGTGCTGGCGGTATCCGGCGTCAGGCCAAGGATTTCACAGGTGATGGCTTCCACCTGGGGGTTGGTGTTGGCGTATGTGCCCATGGCCCCACTGATCTGCCCGACGGCCACCTCTTCTTCCAGCCGCGCCAGGCGGCTGCGGTTGCGTTCGGTTTCCGCCAGCCAGCCGGCGAGCTTGAAGCCAAAGGTGATCGGCTCCCCATGAATGGCATGGGAACGGCCAATCATTTCGGTGGCTTTGTGCTCACGGGCCAACGCCCGTAGGGCGTCGGCCAAGGCATCCAGCTCCTGTCGGAGCAGGGCAACGGACCGCTTCAGCTGCAGTGCCAGGCCGGTGTCCAGTACATCGCTGCTGGTCATGCCCACGTGAATGTGACGGCCGGCATCACCGACGTGTTCGTTCACGTTGGTGAGGAAGGCGATCACGTCATGGCGAACTTCCGCTTCGATTTCGAGGATCCGCTCCACGGAGAAGTCAGCCTTGGCCTTGATCGTGTCCAGCGCATCCTGGGGGACACATCCGAGGCGGCAGTTGGCTTCTGTGGCGGCGATCTCCACATCCAGCCAGCTCTGGAACTTCGCCTGCTCACTCCAGACGGACCCCATCTCGGGAAGGGTGTAACGCTCGATCAACTGCTTGCGCGCTCGCACAACCTGACAACTCTATGAAGTTGCCGGACACTGCAAAGCTGAATCGAGGAGAGGAGGGTGAAAGCAGAATTGAAAGTGAGCACCGAATTAGATGTAAATTAATATTTAGTGAGATTAAGGGCCTGGACCGGCTTCACTTTCACTCTGGCTGTTATTAGGGGGAATTAAAATGAAGTCAGAAGTTATTTCGTTAGGGAATGAAAGTCGGACAGCAAAGTCGCAGCTGTTTGTCAAGTAGAGGATTGCGAGGCTATGGGTATTGCACGAATATCAAGAAGTCGAAGAATTTATGTTACCCAGGGTGCCATTTCTTTGGGTATAAAGGGCCTAGACTTGAGGCCTGGAGACAATTGGTTTTGCAGTGCGCTATACATATCTCTGGTCGAAAATATAAATGTATCTAAGATCAGGATCCGCGATTTATTTGGAGGTGAGTCGTTTCGACTCAAAGTGCTGTGCTGTCGCGATCACCAGTTCGGATTCGAACCACAGATTCAACAGGGCTGATAAAGATCTTGCCGTCACCAATTTCGCCAGTGCGTGCAGAGTCGGCAATCGCTGTGACCACGTCATCGACTCGGCTGTCTTCAACGACAACTTCAATTTTAAGTTTTTGCAGGAACTCAACGGTGAATTCTGAGCCGCGGTAGCGCTCCACTTGTCCTTTCTGGCGTCCAAAGCCCCGCACTTCGCTGACGGTCATACCAATGATGCCGGCTTCAACGAGGGCGACCTTGACGTCTTCCAGCTTGAACGGGCGGATGATGGCTTCGACTTTTTTCATGGGTGAAGAACCCGGCCTGAGATCCAGCATGCCGTGAATGGTGGCGGTGTGGGTAGCCCCTGTAACCGAATGAGCGCCTTCGCCTTCTAGCGTTCTGGCAACTCCTGGCCTGACGCCTTCCTTCTCTCGGCTCTATGACAGATCAGTTGACCCAAACACCCCTCTACGGCGAGCGTGCGATTGCCGACGCTGAGCTGATCTGTTTCGACAACCCCCGGCCAGGCCGGCCCTATGAGGTGTCGATTGAGTTGCCGGAGTTCACCTGCAAGTGCCCGTTCTCGGGCTATCCAGATTTCGCCATGCTGCGTCTGATCTACCAGCCCGGGCCACGCGTAGTGGAGCTCAAGGCGATCAAGCTCTACGTCAATAGCTACCGCGACCGCTCCATCTCCCATGAGGAGGTGACCAACCGCATTTTGGATGACCTTGTGGCGGCGACTGATCCGCTCTGGATGCAGCTGGAGGCCGATTTCAACCCGCGCGGCAATGTCCACACCGTGGTGCGGGTGAGTCATGGTTCCCGTCAGCCTTGCTGATCTAAGGCCTGAACACCAGCTATCAGGAGTGGCAGCTCGTTCGCAAAAGCCGCCAGGTTGCGGTTGCACAGGCCACCCACATGCAGCTGGCCATCACTGGCCACCGCCCACAGCTGACGGGTGGCGACCAGGCTGAGGCCGCCCCCCAGCAGAAGCACCGCAAAACCTAGATACACCAGCGGCACGCCAGGGTCCCGCTTGAGCAGCAGTCCGCTGGCCGGCAGCACCGATGCCACCCGCAGGGGTAGCCCCTTTATCTCTTCGGCCGGGCCACCGGGCCGCAGCTGCGTGAGTGCTGAGCCGTCGCTGTCGTACACCGACACCGGCCCTTGCTCACTCTCCAGGCTGAGGAAAACCGGCTCGCTGCCGTCGGGCCGGGTGGGCAGCACCAACCCCCAGACCTGATCCCCCAGCTCCGGGTAGGTCTGCAGCGGCAATTGCAATTCCGGGCTGCGCCCGATCTGCACGCCAATCGCCGCCAGGGCCCAGTCCGCCTGGTAGATCGTGATGCCGCGGTGCCGCAGCGGATGGTTGACGCTGATCTCTTCGGGGGTCTCGCTGTCGCTGAGGGCCAGCAGTGAGCGGAACTGCTCAGGCCTGCCGGCGGGGTCGCGCTCGATCTGGAAGTCCTGCAGGGTGATCGAGAGCTGGCTGTCGCCGCTTGGGCTCAGCAGATCCAGGGTGCGATCAGGCGCCAGAAACCGCTCCAGCCGGTTTCCCGCCAGGGCGCCCCAGACCGCCCCCAGCATCAACAGCACCATCCCTGTGTGCACCAGCAGCGGGCCGACCCGGCCCATCACTCCCTTGCGGGCCGCCAGGCGGTTAGGGCCTGGTTTCAGTTCCCAACCCTGACGCTGTAGTACCGCCGAGAGTTGAGTGAGACCGGCGTCCGCATCGGTGCAGGCGATGGTTTCGGCGATCGCCAATTTGCTCAGCTGCCTAGGGGTCTGGTAGTCGATCCAGCGCCGTGCCGCCTGCAGCGCAGGCCATTGCCGCCGCCAGCTGCAAAGGATCAGCGCCAGCCCCAGCCAGGCCAGGAGGCCCAGAAACCAGCCGCTGGAATACACGTGGTCCAGCTGCAGCTGCAGCACCTGCTCGCCATGGAGCAGCCCAAGCCAGGGCGTGTCCGCATAGGCCTCCACGTAGCTGGCAGGGGGGTCGCCCTGGGGAATGGCCGTGCCCACGGCACTGGCCAGGGCAATCAGCAGCAACAGCACGATCGCGACCCGCAGGTCAGACAGCCACACCAGCAGGCGCTTCATGGGTTCAGGCCCAACGCGCCAGCAGCGTCAGCACACCACTGGTGAGCAG is a window of Synechococcus sp. A15-24 DNA encoding:
- a CDS encoding cytochrome c biogenesis protein ResB — encoded protein: MKRLLVWLSDLRVAIVLLLLIALASAVGTAIPQGDPPASYVEAYADTPWLGLLHGEQVLQLQLDHVYSSGWFLGLLAWLGLALILCSWRRQWPALQAARRWIDYQTPRQLSKLAIAETIACTDADAGLTQLSAVLQRQGWELKPGPNRLAARKGVMGRVGPLLVHTGMVLLMLGAVWGALAGNRLERFLAPDRTLDLLSPSGDSQLSITLQDFQIERDPAGRPEQFRSLLALSDSETPEEISVNHPLRHRGITIYQADWALAAIGVQIGRSPELQLPLQTYPELGDQVWGLVLPTRPDGSEPVFLSLESEQGPVSVYDSDGSALTQLRPGGPAEEIKGLPLRVASVLPASGLLLKRDPGVPLVYLGFAVLLLGGGLSLVATRQLWAVASDGQLHVGGLCNRNLAAFANELPLLIAGVQALDQQG